The following are encoded in a window of Miltoncostaea marina genomic DNA:
- a CDS encoding TolB family protein translates to MTRAALAALLVAGALAAPPAAQAVPASGTLVAVRGHGDDADLVRVAAAGGPVRVITGGRGIDGEPSWSPDGRRIAFSRTTDGGRRWEIHAVTADGRRIVRVTRAGGFALDPAWSPDGRLIAFAGDGGRIESTGCSSAVWVVRPDGTGLRRLLRDAYAPAWSPEGRRLAVTRDDARGRPRVLIAPAAGGRARPLTAGAAPSWSPDGRRLVVARDGDLYLVDADGTGAYRLTRTPWAELDPAWSPDGRWIAVYAVRHGRQDLYLVPAAGGPARRITRSGPDAGMYAPAWRPEAGGPR, encoded by the coding sequence ATGACCCGTGCCGCCCTCGCCGCCCTCCTCGTCGCGGGCGCGCTCGCCGCCCCGCCGGCCGCGCAGGCCGTCCCGGCCTCGGGGACGCTCGTCGCCGTCCGCGGCCACGGCGACGACGCCGACCTGGTCCGGGTCGCTGCGGCGGGCGGGCCGGTGCGGGTGATCACCGGCGGGCGGGGGATCGACGGCGAGCCGTCGTGGTCGCCCGACGGGCGCCGGATCGCGTTCTCGCGCACCACGGACGGCGGCCGCCGCTGGGAGATCCATGCGGTGACGGCCGACGGCCGCCGCATCGTGCGCGTCACCCGCGCGGGCGGTTTCGCGCTCGACCCGGCGTGGTCCCCCGACGGACGCCTGATCGCGTTCGCCGGCGACGGCGGCCGCATCGAGTCGACCGGGTGCTCGTCGGCCGTGTGGGTCGTGCGCCCCGACGGCACGGGGCTGCGCCGGCTGCTGCGCGACGCCTACGCGCCCGCGTGGTCGCCCGAGGGACGGCGCCTGGCGGTCACGCGCGACGACGCGCGCGGCCGGCCGCGCGTGCTGATCGCCCCGGCGGCCGGCGGACGGGCGCGCCCGCTGACGGCCGGGGCGGCGCCGAGCTGGTCGCCGGACGGGCGCCGGCTCGTCGTGGCGCGCGACGGCGACCTGTACCTGGTCGACGCCGACGGCACGGGCGCGTACCGCCTGACGCGCACGCCGTGGGCGGAGCTCGACCCGGCGTGGTCGCCGGACGGCCGCTGGATCGCGGTGTACGCCGTGCGCCACGGCCGGCAGGATCTGTACCTGGTCCCCGCGGCCGGCGGACCGGCGCGGCGGATCACGCGCTCGGGGCCGGACGCGGGGATGTACGCGCCCGCGTGGCGGCCGGAGGCGGGCGGGCCGCGCTGA